The following DNA comes from Enterocloster bolteae.
CATATTCCCGACGGCCTGACCTGTGAACACGGTGCCATGGCAGATACGATGGCCACGGCCCTTCATGGGATTGAATCAGTGGGAATCAGGCCCGGAGGGCTCACGGCCGTCATGGGCTGCGGTCCGGTGGGCATGTCTGCCATGCTTTTGGCAAAGGCAATGGGCAGCCGGGTTATACTGTGCGGCAGGGGAGACAGGCTGGAACGGGGAAAGCAGATGGGCGCGGATGTGGTTCTTGATTATACGGCAGAGGACATTGGAGAGCGGATTCACAGCATAAGCGGCGGAATAGGGGCGGACCAGGTGATTGAGTGCGCCGGAACAGAATTGTCTTTTCGCAATTGCATCGCAGGGGTGAAGCGGGGCGGAAGGATTGCCCTTTTGTCCTCGCCCCGCAAATCCTCTTACGGGATTGACATGAAAGCCATCATGTGGAATGAACTGACCTTGTGCGGCAGCAGAGGAAATCCCAACAGCCACCAACAGGTGATGCAGATGATGAAAATGGGAATTGCAGATCCGCTGCCCATGATAACCCACCGCTTTGCCCTGGAGGATATGAGAGAGGCGGTTGACGTATTTACACAGCGGAGGGATGGATGCATTAAGGCTCTGATACAGCTGTGATATTACTTTGCGGCAGTGGGAGCGCCTTAACAGGCCCCGGCACAGAACGGTTTTTGTTCTATGCCGGGGTGATTTTTGATTTTCTCCATATTTACTAAATTACTATATTAAATTTGTGAGTCTTGCACAAAAAAAGATAATTTAATAAAAAAAAATTGACAAACAGTTTGAGAGCTTTTATAATGAGTGCATAGAAAGTGAATACGTATTAATAAAATAGATGAAAACAAAAGGCAAAAGCAATAAAAAGCATATAGATGTACTGGGGTTTAATTGCGATAATGCCTAATTTTTACCAATAAAATGTATACGTATTCAGAAAACAATCATACATAATAAGCAGCAGAAAATAATGCGGTGTGCGGAGGGAGGATATATACAAACCATATAAAGTGGAAAGAGGTGAAGAAAGATATGATATATCTGGACAACAGCGCCACCACACAGGTTGACAAGGATGTGGCCATGACTGCCTGTGAAGTGATGACTGAGGTTTACGGAAACCCATCATCCCCGTATCTGCTTGGAAGGGATGCGCTGGGGCGGCTGACAGCAGCCAGGCAGCAGGTAGCCCAGGTCATAGGCGCCCCTACCAGGCAGATCTTCTTTACATCAGGAGGTACTGAGGCCAATAACCTGGCCATCAGGGGAAGCGTCCTGGCTGCCCGGGGAGAGGGGAGAAACAAGGGCAGGATAATTACCACTG
Coding sequences within:
- a CDS encoding zinc-dependent alcohol dehydrogenase; the encoded protein is MKALVMRAPGEYGVEDVKKPVPGFQEVLVRMHSVAICGSDPPLLAGESLKDGLPAYMPFIPGHEGAGVVETVGSGVTDFKPGDMVAAEAHLGCGHCANCRMGRYNLCLNFGIREQGHKQYGFTAQGCYAQYCVYHIRAVHHIPDGLTCEHGAMADTMATALHGIESVGIRPGGLTAVMGCGPVGMSAMLLAKAMGSRVILCGRGDRLERGKQMGADVVLDYTAEDIGERIHSISGGIGADQVIECAGTELSFRNCIAGVKRGGRIALLSSPRKSSYGIDMKAIMWNELTLCGSRGNPNSHQQVMQMMKMGIADPLPMITHRFALEDMREAVDVFTQRRDGCIKALIQL